In Halovivax gelatinilyticus, the following are encoded in one genomic region:
- a CDS encoding 1,4-dihydroxy-2-naphthoate polyprenyltransferase: MTTAEVNVSRPRAWVMAARPQTLPAAIAPVLVGTAIALHEHVFALYPALFAAIGAALIQIGTNFANDYYDAKHGADTDDRDGFTRVTQSGLIPAHRVKVATIATFALAILTGTYLVYVGGLPIVVIGLLSVFCGWAYTGGPYPLGYHGLGEVFVFVFFGLVAVAGTFYVQAAATLADPLTLSIPSGTIVVEALVAGVPMATLASAILVVNNLRDIETDAAVGKRTLAVRFGERFSRYEYAALLAVAYLVPFWFYAQPTFTTFVLAPLLTIPHAALLTRYLWTHDGSDLNWALERTGILLTLYAICFAGGLILA; this comes from the coding sequence ATGACGACGGCCGAGGTGAACGTCTCTCGTCCACGAGCCTGGGTGATGGCGGCCCGTCCGCAGACGCTGCCGGCCGCGATTGCGCCGGTACTCGTCGGAACGGCGATCGCACTGCACGAGCACGTGTTCGCGTTGTACCCGGCGCTGTTCGCGGCGATCGGGGCGGCGCTGATACAGATCGGAACGAACTTCGCGAACGATTACTACGACGCAAAGCACGGAGCCGACACTGACGACCGGGACGGCTTTACCCGCGTGACCCAGTCCGGGTTGATTCCAGCTCACCGCGTCAAAGTAGCGACGATCGCGACGTTCGCGCTCGCCATCCTCACTGGCACGTACCTCGTCTACGTTGGCGGGCTTCCGATCGTCGTGATCGGCCTGCTCAGCGTGTTCTGCGGCTGGGCCTACACCGGCGGACCATACCCGCTCGGGTACCACGGCCTCGGTGAGGTGTTCGTCTTCGTCTTCTTCGGTCTCGTCGCGGTTGCCGGAACGTTCTACGTGCAAGCCGCCGCGACGCTAGCCGACCCGCTCACGCTTTCGATTCCGTCCGGCACGATCGTCGTCGAAGCGCTCGTTGCAGGCGTTCCGATGGCCACGCTCGCCTCGGCGATCCTCGTCGTGAACAATCTCCGAGACATCGAGACCGACGCCGCGGTCGGCAAGCGGACGCTCGCCGTCAGGTTCGGTGAGCGATTCAGCCGGTACGAATACGCGGCCTTGCTCGCTGTCGCGTACCTCGTCCCGTTCTGGTTTTACGCGCAGCCAACCTTCACGACGTTCGTGCTCGCGCCGCTGCTGACGATTCCGCACGCCGCCTTACTCACGCGGTATCTCTGGACTCACGATGGCAGCGATCTCAACTGGGCGCTCGAACGGACCGGAATACTGCTCACGCTGTATGCAATCTGTTTCGCCGGAGGGCTGATCCTCGCGTGA
- the menC gene encoding o-succinylbenzoate synthase has translation MSVQLDVRRFTCPLAEPLETADGTIESRTGFLIRLSDGSNVGYGEATPLEGWTESIEDCEEALEAAVEASEHGRSAMIDATDHTTAARHGISLALADLASTIDAQPLYRDLGALTRVPRVPVNATVGDGDPDETAAAVADASARGFGCCKIKVGTRSVDEDVERIREVREVVGDEVDIRVDANGAWTFDQASRAVKSFDTLDVSILEQPLPAGALSGLAELRGNGVAIAIDEGVLEHGVDAILEAQAADVFVFKPMALGGVDVARQLAAWVAESNRRVIVTTTIDAVVARTAAVHLAAAIPNVLPSGLATASLLERDLGPDPVFIDGGTAVIPQTKGLGVEGVWDGT, from the coding sequence GTGAGCGTCCAACTCGACGTCCGCCGCTTTACGTGTCCGCTCGCCGAGCCGCTCGAGACCGCGGACGGAACGATCGAATCTCGAACCGGGTTTCTGATCCGTCTCTCGGACGGTTCGAACGTCGGCTACGGGGAGGCGACGCCGCTCGAGGGGTGGACCGAGTCGATCGAGGACTGCGAGGAGGCGCTCGAGGCCGCCGTCGAGGCGAGCGAACACGGTCGCTCGGCCATGATCGACGCGACCGATCACACCACCGCGGCGAGACACGGCATCTCGCTCGCACTCGCTGACCTCGCCTCGACGATCGATGCACAGCCGTTGTACCGAGACCTCGGGGCACTTACGCGGGTTCCACGGGTCCCGGTCAACGCGACGGTCGGTGACGGCGATCCGGACGAGACGGCCGCCGCGGTGGCCGACGCGTCTGCTCGCGGATTCGGCTGCTGTAAGATCAAGGTCGGTACGCGTTCCGTCGACGAGGACGTAGAGCGGATACGTGAGGTGCGGGAGGTCGTCGGTGACGAGGTCGATATCCGCGTCGACGCGAACGGCGCATGGACGTTCGATCAGGCCAGTCGGGCGGTCAAATCGTTCGATACGCTCGACGTTTCGATCCTCGAACAACCGCTGCCGGCGGGTGCGCTCTCCGGACTCGCGGAGCTTCGGGGTAACGGGGTGGCGATCGCAATCGACGAGGGCGTCCTCGAACACGGTGTGGACGCTATTTTGGAAGCGCAGGCGGCTGACGTCTTCGTCTTCAAACCGATGGCGCTCGGTGGCGTGGACGTGGCTCGTCAGCTCGCAGCCTGGGTTGCGGAGTCGAACCGACGGGTGATCGTCACCACGACGATCGACGCGGTGGTCGCGCGAACGGCGGCCGTCCACCTCGCCGCAGCCATCCCGAACGTGCTTCCCTCCGGGCTGGCGACCGCATCGTTGCTCGAACGCGATCTCGGCCCCGATCCCGTGTTCATCGACGGGGGAACGGCGGTCATCCCGCAGACGAAAGGACTCGGCGTGGAGGGCGTCTGGGACGGCACATGA